A region from the Kribbella shirazensis genome encodes:
- a CDS encoding SRPBCC family protein: protein MRFDHSTTIQAPPERVWEIFSDVERWPDWTPTVESVERLDAGRIHVGSRTRIRQPKLPVAVWEVTELEEGEYFEWISKAPGIKTTGGHRVVSTPEGTVATATIIQEGPLGWLFGRLYARLTRDYIATETAKLKELSESGQSAR, encoded by the coding sequence ATGCGCTTCGATCACTCCACCACGATCCAGGCCCCGCCCGAGCGGGTCTGGGAGATCTTCAGCGATGTCGAGCGGTGGCCCGACTGGACCCCGACCGTCGAATCCGTCGAGCGGCTGGACGCGGGCCGCATCCACGTCGGCTCCCGCACCCGCATCCGCCAGCCCAAGCTCCCGGTCGCGGTCTGGGAGGTGACCGAGCTCGAGGAGGGTGAGTACTTCGAGTGGATCTCGAAGGCCCCCGGGATCAAGACCACCGGCGGCCACCGCGTGGTCAGCACTCCGGAAGGCACCGTGGCGACCGCGACGATCATCCAGGAGGGCCCGCTCGGCTGGCTCTTCGGCCGGCTGTACGCCAGGCTCACCCGGGACTACATCGCCACCGAGACCGCCAAGCTGAAGGAACTCAGTGAGTCGGGCCAGTCTGCTCGCTGA
- a CDS encoding TetR family transcriptional regulator, which translates to MSRASLLADAVEHFAKNGIGDASLRTIASSLGTSHRMLIYHFGSREGLLAEVVRTVEQQQRDLLTSLDAPDRSVAEQSEEFWRRVTEAALVYGPLFFELSAHAMQDLPHTDSLKADLINVWLPPLIDLCVRAGIPADEAPAYARLGLAAARGLLFDLLLTGDRAGVDEASALLNRLFTLPVQ; encoded by the coding sequence GTGAGTCGGGCCAGTCTGCTCGCTGACGCGGTCGAGCATTTCGCGAAGAACGGGATCGGCGACGCGAGCCTGCGCACCATCGCGTCGTCGCTCGGCACCAGCCACCGGATGCTGATCTACCACTTCGGCTCGCGGGAAGGACTGCTCGCCGAAGTGGTCCGCACCGTCGAGCAGCAGCAGCGGGACCTGCTGACGAGCCTCGACGCGCCGGACCGCAGCGTCGCCGAACAGTCCGAGGAGTTCTGGCGGCGGGTGACCGAGGCCGCGCTCGTCTACGGCCCGCTGTTCTTCGAGCTCAGCGCGCACGCGATGCAGGATCTGCCGCACACCGACTCGCTCAAGGCCGACCTGATCAACGTGTGGCTGCCGCCGCTGATCGACCTGTGCGTCCGTGCCGGCATCCCCGCGGACGAGGCACCGGCATACGCGCGGCTCGGTCTGGCCGCGGCCCGCGGTCTGCTCTTCGACCTGCTGCTGACCGGTGATCGCGCGGGCGTCGACGAGGCGTCCGCGCTGCTCAATCGCCTGTTCACTCTCCCGGTTCAGTAG
- a CDS encoding serpin family protein has protein sequence MDADVVRAVNDLTIRWGRALPGGNTVVSGLGVWPLLALLATGADEPGRSELAAAAGVDPATGSTDAIRLIESIEASADLHAALGVWVSEQLKLAETFDSVMPAPLIGMLTGNAVVDKPKLDAWAAEHTDDVIREMPVDLQGDVLLLVASALLLRTTWVRPFTEQLRRVHDGAWAGSWHWLERTDDDLDAVRRYGELTVVTVRGDADVDVLLGIGDGDDVLAGLLDAASRPEDGVPGSRLIDEDRPGPGLTIGKTTAPRPDVKLSLPSFSIEAEHDLLATREIFGLEAVTGNPAGRGHFSALSPTQLRVSQAKQKVLARFFATGFEAAAVTAMAMTRAAMITRQERRLEVTLDRPFAFVAVLRDSRLPIVAGRVETPTEPGE, from the coding sequence ATGGATGCCGACGTGGTGCGCGCAGTCAACGACCTGACCATTCGCTGGGGCCGTGCACTGCCCGGCGGCAACACTGTTGTCTCGGGGCTCGGCGTGTGGCCGCTGCTCGCACTGCTGGCGACCGGCGCCGACGAGCCGGGCCGCTCCGAGCTCGCCGCGGCCGCCGGTGTGGACCCCGCGACGGGTTCGACCGACGCGATCCGGCTGATCGAGTCGATCGAGGCGTCCGCGGACCTGCACGCCGCGCTCGGGGTGTGGGTGAGCGAGCAGCTGAAGCTCGCGGAGACGTTCGACAGCGTGATGCCCGCGCCGCTCATCGGCATGCTGACGGGCAACGCAGTCGTCGACAAGCCGAAGCTCGACGCCTGGGCCGCCGAGCACACCGACGACGTGATCCGCGAGATGCCGGTCGACCTCCAGGGCGACGTCCTGCTCCTCGTGGCGTCGGCGCTCCTGCTGCGCACGACCTGGGTCCGCCCGTTCACCGAGCAGCTCCGCCGGGTGCACGACGGCGCCTGGGCCGGCTCGTGGCACTGGCTCGAGCGCACGGACGACGACCTCGACGCGGTACGGCGGTACGGCGAGCTGACCGTGGTCACGGTCCGTGGGGATGCCGATGTCGACGTACTGCTGGGGATCGGTGACGGGGACGACGTACTGGCGGGACTGCTGGACGCGGCGAGCCGGCCGGAGGACGGCGTACCGGGCAGCCGGTTGATCGACGAGGACCGGCCCGGCCCGGGGCTGACGATCGGGAAGACCACGGCGCCGCGGCCTGATGTGAAGCTGTCGCTGCCGTCGTTCAGCATCGAGGCCGAGCACGATCTGCTGGCGACTCGCGAGATCTTCGGGTTGGAGGCGGTGACGGGGAACCCGGCCGGGCGCGGGCACTTCAGCGCGCTCAGCCCGACGCAGCTCAGGGTGAGCCAGGCGAAGCAGAAGGTGCTCGCGCGGTTCTTCGCGACCGGGTTCGAGGCGGCGGCCGTGACCGCGATGGCGATGACACGGGCCGCGATGATCACGCGGCAGGAGCGGCGGCTCGAGGTCACGCTGGACCGGCCGTTCGCGTTCGTCGCCGTACTGCGGGACTCGCGGCTGCCGATCGTGGCGGGCCGGGTCGAGACGCCTACTGAACCGGGAGAGTGA
- a CDS encoding permease: MRTVSTPTEAPEKPETTEKEPSGSSIAFTVTLVLLVGLALFGRRLFNAWFTDDGIRTWATMFVGVTVQALPFLVLGVLLSAALTAFVPASFFAKALPKHPALAVPVASASGVVLPGCECASVPVSAALMSRGVTPAAAIAFLLSAPAINPVVLASTAVAFPGQPKVVVARAVTSLAVSMVLGWLWLLTGKGGSWLKMPKNRHAHDEGKFEVFRSAMLHDFLHAGGFLVVGAAAAATLNVVVPRSWLDHVAGNLLLSVLILGLLAVLLAICSEADAFVAASLTQFSLTARLAFMVVGPIVDVKLIALQTGTFGPKFAVRFAPATFVVAILASLLVGWWLL; this comes from the coding sequence ATGCGCACCGTGAGCACGCCAACCGAGGCCCCGGAAAAGCCCGAGACGACGGAAAAAGAGCCGTCCGGGTCGTCGATCGCGTTCACCGTCACGCTGGTCCTGCTGGTCGGTCTCGCGCTGTTCGGGCGGCGGCTGTTCAACGCCTGGTTCACCGACGACGGCATCCGGACCTGGGCGACGATGTTCGTCGGCGTCACCGTGCAGGCGCTGCCGTTCCTCGTGCTCGGCGTCCTGCTGTCCGCCGCTCTCACCGCCTTCGTCCCGGCGTCGTTCTTCGCGAAGGCGCTGCCGAAGCACCCGGCGCTCGCCGTACCGGTCGCGAGCGCGTCCGGCGTCGTACTGCCGGGCTGCGAGTGTGCGTCGGTCCCGGTGTCGGCCGCGTTGATGAGCCGCGGCGTCACACCGGCCGCGGCGATCGCGTTCCTGCTGTCCGCACCGGCGATCAACCCGGTCGTGCTGGCGTCGACCGCGGTCGCGTTCCCCGGTCAGCCGAAGGTCGTGGTCGCGCGGGCGGTGACGTCGCTCGCGGTGTCGATGGTGCTCGGCTGGTTGTGGTTGCTGACCGGCAAGGGCGGGTCGTGGCTGAAGATGCCGAAGAACCGGCACGCGCACGACGAGGGCAAGTTCGAGGTCTTCCGGTCCGCGATGCTGCACGACTTCCTGCACGCCGGCGGGTTCCTGGTGGTCGGCGCTGCGGCCGCGGCCACGCTGAACGTCGTGGTCCCGCGCAGCTGGCTCGACCACGTCGCCGGGAACCTGCTGCTGTCGGTGCTGATCCTCGGGTTGCTCGCCGTACTGCTGGCGATCTGCTCCGAGGCCGACGCCTTCGTGGCGGCGAGCCTGACGCAGTTCTCGCTGACCGCCCGGCTCGCGTTCATGGTGGTCGGGCCGATCGTCGACGTGAAGCTGATCGCCCTCCAGACCGGGACGTTCGGTCCGAAATTCGCCGTACGGTTCGCACCGGCGACCTTCGTGGTCGCCATCCTTGCCAGTCTGCTCGTGGGGTGGTGGTTGCTTTGA
- a CDS encoding TIGR03943 family putative permease subunit, with amino-acid sequence MVALKRSVAGLVIVFVGAAIVQLAISGTYLRYVKPGMRWMLLAAGVILVGLAVIDVFVKSRQEHDHGLPRAAWLLLLPIFALLVVDPPALGADAAQRQSPVAAKPAEPQSNAFWQNGDKSYGPKTIAVRDYAVWAVWEKETMKGRSFTMTGFVTPAKNGVWYVTRIGLTCCVADGTAFMVEARGQAAPPKNQWVSVTGTWAEPTKRVDGDVAALTVESVKPVTAPANPYE; translated from the coding sequence GTGGTTGCTTTGAAGCGCAGTGTCGCCGGGTTGGTGATTGTCTTCGTCGGGGCCGCGATCGTGCAGCTCGCGATCTCCGGGACGTACCTGCGGTACGTGAAGCCGGGGATGCGGTGGATGCTGCTCGCGGCCGGGGTGATCCTGGTCGGACTCGCGGTGATCGACGTCTTCGTGAAGAGCCGGCAGGAGCATGACCACGGCCTGCCGCGGGCGGCGTGGTTGCTGCTGCTGCCGATCTTCGCGCTGCTCGTGGTGGACCCGCCCGCGCTCGGAGCGGACGCGGCGCAGCGGCAGTCACCGGTTGCCGCGAAACCCGCCGAGCCGCAGAGCAACGCGTTCTGGCAGAACGGCGACAAGTCGTACGGCCCCAAGACCATCGCGGTACGGGACTACGCCGTCTGGGCGGTGTGGGAGAAGGAGACGATGAAGGGCCGGTCGTTCACGATGACCGGCTTCGTCACCCCGGCGAAGAACGGCGTCTGGTACGTGACCCGCATCGGCCTGACGTGTTGCGTCGCGGACGGTACGGCGTTCATGGTCGAGGCCCGCGGTCAGGCCGCGCCGCCCAAGAACCAGTGGGTCAGTGTGACCGGCACATGGGCCGAGCCGACCAAGCGCGTCGACGGTGACGTCGCCGCGCTCACGGTCGAGTCGGTCAAGCCGGTGACCGCCCCGGCCAATCCTTACGAGTAG
- a CDS encoding serpin family protein has protein sequence MDAQQVSRLTARWIAALPGEDSTVVSGLGVQPLLAMLAEVADEPAHSELAEASGGGYGGLLQAPGLSMALGLWTRPEIELQPGADRFLPPEVRGVLTDQEALDAWVAEQTDGLLTRMPVQLSQDVLLLLVSALALKTTWVQPFHEYPRNDRRWLSRADQDLDSLRVHDSATGLLTVATVRGVGEFDVRLVVGDGGRAAVLTAALGLEDDGMSGAEVLAAERSAPGVEVIESMAPTPTVILSLPYFEIDAEHDLLQHPDVFGLKAASDASRGHFPGLSPQPLAVAQARQAVMARFSATGFEAAAVTAVAAEAGSAPRPGAKALYVSLDRPFGFIAVHRPTGIPVVAGWVNYS, from the coding sequence GTGGACGCACAGCAAGTCAGTCGCCTGACCGCACGGTGGATCGCGGCGCTGCCCGGTGAGGACAGCACGGTGGTCTCCGGCCTCGGGGTCCAGCCGTTGCTCGCGATGCTGGCCGAGGTGGCGGACGAGCCTGCCCACAGCGAGCTGGCCGAGGCCTCCGGCGGAGGGTACGGCGGTCTGCTGCAGGCTCCCGGGTTGAGCATGGCGTTGGGGCTGTGGACGCGGCCCGAGATCGAGCTGCAGCCCGGGGCGGACCGGTTCCTGCCGCCCGAGGTGCGCGGGGTTCTGACCGACCAGGAGGCGTTGGACGCCTGGGTCGCGGAGCAGACCGACGGGTTGCTGACGCGCATGCCGGTGCAACTGTCGCAGGACGTGCTGCTCCTGCTGGTGTCGGCGTTGGCGTTGAAGACCACGTGGGTGCAGCCGTTCCACGAGTACCCGCGCAACGATCGCCGCTGGCTGAGCCGCGCCGATCAGGACCTGGACAGTCTGCGCGTGCATGACAGCGCGACGGGCCTGCTGACCGTGGCGACGGTGCGTGGCGTCGGTGAGTTCGACGTACGGCTCGTGGTCGGCGACGGTGGGCGCGCCGCGGTGCTGACGGCGGCGCTCGGGCTCGAGGACGACGGGATGAGCGGGGCCGAGGTGCTGGCGGCGGAGCGATCCGCACCCGGCGTCGAGGTGATCGAGTCGATGGCGCCGACGCCGACGGTGATCCTGTCCCTGCCGTACTTCGAGATCGACGCGGAGCACGACCTGCTGCAGCATCCGGACGTGTTCGGCCTGAAGGCGGCGTCCGACGCGAGCCGGGGGCACTTCCCGGGGTTGAGCCCGCAGCCGCTGGCGGTCGCCCAGGCCAGGCAGGCGGTGATGGCGCGGTTCTCGGCGACCGGGTTCGAGGCGGCCGCGGTCACCGCGGTCGCTGCGGAAGCAGGCTCCGCGCCGAGACCGGGCGCGAAGGCGTTGTACGTGTCGTTGGACCGGCCGTTCGGCTTCATCGCCGTACACCGTCCGACCGGCATCCCGGTCGTCGCGGGCTGGGTGAACTACTCGTAA
- a CDS encoding flavin reductase family protein, which yields MKRTVEPKVLYFGTPVVLISSRNPDGSTNLAPMSSAWWLGYTAMLGMATSSQTVKNLVERPELVLNLVAPDMVAALDRIALLTGSEEMSDAKRGRGYRYEPDKFTAGGLTRETTSTAGLDGVEESPINLEGRVEAIHEIGGAGSHLCALEMKVERVRVHEDLLMSNDRYIDPLRWDPLIMKFTEYFAGGAPAYPSSLARGWQMPPMAAVGSGG from the coding sequence ATGAAGCGAACAGTCGAGCCGAAGGTCCTGTACTTCGGTACGCCCGTGGTCCTGATCAGCTCCCGCAACCCCGACGGCAGCACGAACCTCGCACCGATGTCGTCGGCCTGGTGGCTCGGGTACACCGCGATGCTCGGGATGGCGACGAGCTCGCAGACCGTGAAAAATCTCGTCGAGCGCCCCGAACTCGTGCTGAACCTCGTCGCCCCGGACATGGTCGCCGCGCTCGACCGGATCGCGCTCCTGACCGGCTCGGAGGAGATGTCCGACGCGAAGCGGGGCCGCGGCTACCGGTACGAGCCGGACAAGTTCACCGCGGGCGGACTGACGCGCGAGACGACCTCGACAGCGGGGCTCGACGGCGTCGAGGAGAGCCCGATCAACCTCGAAGGCCGGGTCGAGGCGATCCACGAGATCGGCGGGGCCGGCTCGCACTTGTGCGCGCTCGAGATGAAGGTCGAGCGGGTCCGCGTCCACGAGGACCTGCTGATGAGCAACGACCGCTACATCGACCCGCTGCGCTGGGACCCGCTGATCATGAAGTTCACCGAGTACTTCGCCGGCGGCGCACCGGCGTACCCCTCGTCGCTGGCCCGCGGCTGGCAGATGCCGCCGATGGCCGCCGTCGGGTCAGGCGGCTGA